The genomic region tgactcTTGCCCCATcgctagcagtgtttcccaaccagggtgcctctagctgttgcaaaactacaactcccagcagcctctagctgttgcaaaactacaactcccagcagcctctagctgttgcaaaactacaactcccagcagcctctaactgttgcaaaactacaactcccagcatgcccggacagccgttggctgtccgggcatgctgggagttttagttttgcaacagctggagccaccctggttgggaaacactggtatatggtCTCCTGAACTCAAGTACAGGCAGCCATAGATGAGTAGTGGGGCGGACATGTTGGGACATACCATACATTGTCTGAGAGGGGTGCAATAAAAAtgaataagggcatgctgggagttgtagtttggcaacagctggaggcaccctggttgggaaacactagatgATTGACAACCTCAGACTGCAATCACCAAGCAGTGCATCCATAGTAACCGGACTCAACTTGGCAGTGGCCCCACCGTGACGCCATTTCCCATCTCGGGCCGTGTATTTCCTTACCTGCTGTAAGAAGACCGGCAGCTGGAGCCTAAGCTGTTCCTGGAGCTGGGGGTTACCAGAAAAGATTGGAATGTTTCCCATCATCTAGTTGGCAGAGAAAAGATCCCATTAATATACCAGCGAAGCTCATTATAGAACAATCTAGAAAACATTGCTCATAGATCAGTCACACGTGGCCTTGACCAAACCTGAGAAGCGAAGTCGGGATTCTGGGACAGTGTCTGCATCATGGTGCGCATGTAGGGCGCGGATATCATGCTCTGGATTAGCTGAGGGTTCTCGGAAATCTGCTGTAACAGGCCCTGCATTTCTGGACTGTTGAACATgcctgtgcaaaaaaaataaaaattagtatatacatacacacaatatatatatatacatatatatatatatatatatatatacatatattatatatatatatatatatatatatatatatatatatacacatatacatacatatacatacatatacatatatatattaacccccccccgacctacgatggccccgacatacgatgcttttatatgtcggggccatcgcattaactgctatccgacagcgcaaaatgcttaagctgctgtcggatagcagtttaagcatcccggacaggttcgcttacctattcccgctgctccgggtccacttcccgatcctccggtgtcttgcgcatcttctccagggtccgggcctcgctttccggcgtcgttattacgtcactacgcacgccgcgccggcgcagcagcgtaataacgtcatcagaaagcgaggcccggaccctgcagaagatgcgcaagacaccggaggatcgcgaagaagacaccggagcagcgggacagcatcgggagcccctgggacagcatggggagcggtgaggacctggtccggagcgacggggacaggtgagtacagatgcctatactttacattgcacggatccctcaacatacgatggattcgacaaacgatgggtcgtttggaacgaattaccatcgtatgttgagggaccactatatttatatatattttttttttattatttaatttatttatttattaaatttatttatttatttatttatttatttatttatttatttatttatttatttatttatttatttatatatatatatatatatatatatatatatatatatatatatatatatatatatatatatatatatatatatatatatatatatatatatatatatatatatatatatatatatatacacacatacacacatacacacatacacacatacacacatacacacatacacacatacacacatatatatatatatatatatatatatatatacacacacacacacaccgtcaaCATtcctgttaaagaggtactccgctggaaaacattgtatttattattatttattttttaaatcaactgatgccagaaagttaaaacagatttgtatattgcttctattaaaaatacttaatccttccagtacttatcagctgctgtatgctccacaggaagtgcttttctttttgaatttcctttctgcctgaccacagtgctctctgctgacacctctgtccataccaggaactgtacagagttggagcaaatccccatagcaaacctctcctgctctggacagtttctgacatggacagaggtgtcagcagagagcactgtggtcagacaggaaagaactacacaacttcctctgaagcatacagcagctgataagtactggaagttttttaaatagaagtaatttacaaatctgtttaacctgctggggacggagggcgtacctgtacgtcctcagcctgctccctgtctataacgcggggccacggcacggcactgatcgcggtgccgcgcgctattaatcctttaggtgcggagttcaaagttgaacgctgcgtctaaagtgaaagtaaaccattggcggttagctcagggggctgttcgggatcgcggcatccggaacagcaggagagtccctacctgcctccttgttgtccaatcgccgaatgactgctcagtgcccgagatccaggcatgagcagtcaagcggcagaatcattgatcaatggtttcctatgagaaagagGAGCTGAAGTGTGAACTGTGTTCTTGTTATATGTTAAACACATCAACAGCTTTGAGCATTATACTCAATGGTCTGTCTGCAGCATGGCCGGACATACGTTTGAGTGTGCCATGAGGTGTTATCCAGGAGTCTTGTCTGCAAGCTGTGTGTGCTATCGCAGAGCAGTTCCATTGAAGAGAATGGAGCCAAATGGTAATGCCCCACAAAACCTCAACATAGGCGGGGGGCAGTATTTAGAAAAATAATTAGTTGTATTTGTCTACTCCTGAATAACCCCTgtaaatgtgatgtgaatgggCCCCCAAGTTGTTAGCTAAAGCTTAAACTGTCATTAAAGGTAATTTTTGCTATTGAagtctttatggtaaataaaaaaaacctttccaATGtactttgtgtttaaaaaagctgccactaggtgtctccctatttgtccagagcacatccccccccccccaatcatagctcatctcacactgaactgctctgggctgtgtttagcagagtgagggaggaagttctcccctgtatggcttcagatgatgtcacgtctgctggggaacgccccttcccagtctgtgcatctgacagactgagcagaaaatacagagcaacatCAAGGTAGAAaagtaaaattataaaaataaatggccgggggtggtttatcatgatataaaatttaaaggagtactccgccgctcagtgtttggaacaaactgttccgaacactggagccaggagcttgtgacgtcacgccccctcatatagacttgcattgagggggtggggctatgacgtcacgagctcctgtctccagcattctaaacagtttgttccaaacgctgagcagtggagtactcctttaacaagatcatgagagttaCTCTTTAAAAGGAATACTGCAGTGGAATATAAGTTCTTTTACCCGAAGGATAAGAGATAAGTTACAGATCGtggaggtctgaccgctgggacccccgcacaatctcctgtacagggtcaCGGCAGTCAGCGCCATGTTGTTCCCAGCAGGAAGTCCCTgcagacatgccccttccatgtatctctatgggatacatggaggggggagtgTCGGCCACCGGACTGCCGCGGACCCTTTAaatcttatgtgtatggccaaCTTTATCTAATTTCAGATATTGGTCCTGCTGCCCACCCTAGATCAGGCTGGGTATGGGTAACATGACAAAGCTTAGTCAAGTATCTACATAGGGCAAAAGGATATTTTAGGCCCCACCCTCTTACTATATTCAAGGTGCAGAGTAATAAATAATAACTTCTTCTGCTTGTGCCAGAAGACGACTGCTCATACCTGAGCCCAGACTCGCAGCACTGATGCCAAATGGGTTTGATACAGTAGGGGCACTCTGGGTGGTAGtggagctgctgctgctgctgttgccgccCTCGCTGGTGGGGGGCTGACTCTGAGGGGAAGAAGGATTCCACGGGTTCGGAAGAGGTTCCCGGTTCTCTGTGCGTAATGGCTGAGAGGCTGAACCCTCTGATCCCCCGGCTGTGGAAAATGGGTTGTTGCCAaactagggaaaaaaaacaaaaacacaatcaAAAAGACATAAGAGAAAATGCTACAATCAAATGTCATACATAGACTGTAGTGCAGTACCAACAGCCGTCTCTTATCAGCCAGACTACAACTTgttggggcatgatgggagttgtggttcagcAGCAGGATCTAAGAGGCTACTTCTGCTTTtattctctgttgtcagccagtTCTAGATCACCAGCTATTGCATAAATGACAACAGAGATGATGGGGGTTATTGTTTTACCACCAATGGCTCTaactgccatggctccagctgttgcaaaactacaacctccagcatgcccggacagccgttggaggtcaacagtttggagaccactgctgtaaaggATATTCAGACCCTGATCTGAACTATAAAGAGGTCTTCatccggtggtctccaaactgtggccatccagatgttgctagaagttgtagttgaacaaaggattaaaaggggtactccgcccctagacatcttatcccctatccaaaggataaggggatacgatgtctgatcgcaggggtcccgctgctggggacccccgccatctccctgctgcaaccgGCATTCGTTTAGTGAGGGTCCACTTATTCAGGTCCGAGCAAAGCGCTGAGGCCTGATTCCCACCTAGTGGCcgcagtgccatgaaggaaatagGCAAAATGAATGGAGTCTGGAGGATGTAAACCTACAGTTTCCTGTATTTTCTAAATACTGCCGCATGCTGTACTCCTAAATATAAATACTGCCGCATGCTGTACTCCTAAATATAAATACTGCCGCAAGAATATATTCCTGCCACACAGTATGCCCCCCCCAGAATACACGTTGCCCCTGTGCCCCCCAGAATAGGtgttgagccccccccccctttagaataCGCGTtgagccccccccctttagaataCGCGTTGAGCCCTCCCCCCCTTTAGAATACGCGTtgagccctcccccccccacttTAGAATACGCGTTGAGCCCCCCCCCACTTTAGAATACGCGAttaggcccccccctttagaataCGCGTTGAGCCCCCCCCTTTAGAATACGCGTTGAGCCCCCCCCTTTAGAATACGcgttgagcccccccccccccctttagaatacatgccccccccccatcattctccacactcctacagtgcccgccacccctctgccatcttaAACTACACACTTCATCCCAAGCCGAagccagccctccccccccccccccctccatagtgtCTGCACCTTGTAGAAGCTGAAGctctcagcagcggcggcggggtCTCCTTCTGCTGTTTAACAGccgggcagggacacgtccgtgacgtcagACGTGCATATGCGCGGACGTTTTAAAGCAGCAGTGTCCCTGCCCCTGCTCCCTTTACTTGGTGCCGGGGGACCAGGCGAAGAGGGGGGCATTACTCAAGAGGGGGcctcgcggaggggggggggggggggattgctgaAAGTGCCCTGAGCTGCATTTATTTTGTTGAAAGAAATTGTGTCTGGCCAGATGGACGGCCCCCTGGGAAGCCTATACAAGTGAAAGAAAGAATTCGGAGGGCagtcagcaatgctggcagccgAAATCTGGATCTGGACCACAGTCCGCCAGTTGAATACCCctggtttagagcgtcgggtgcagcgctggaggctcttgacgtcgccctgtatcgccagtcatccggcacagagcaaagttcgctcagtGTAACAGATGTCTgcggcagcagagatcgcgggggtcccatgcaatcagatatcttatcccctatccaaaggataagatgtctaggggcgaagtatccctttaagggccaTACATTATCACTACAACAACCCTGGTTAGATTCCTTATTAATTAGTTGCCGTTTCGTGCCGGTTGGCGTATAATAAAGTGACCACTACCCCACTCTTCACATGCTAAGCCCCTCACCTGTTCCCTGGCGGCACTAAACATGGGCTCCTGGATATCCGTGTACATGCGTCGTAAAGCGTTGTACCCCCCGGGAATGCTTTCCAGGTTACTCAGAGCTCGGTCCTGGTTTCTCATCATCTCCTGCATCATGGCCGGGTTTCGGGCCAACTCCATGGTCTAAAATATGGAAATTAGATATATAGAAATCAGCAAATGCTTACAAAATGAGAAGATGACCCTGGCACGTGCCCCCAGCCACAAACCTGTCTCATGAGCTCCGGGTTGTTGAGCATGTGACTGATCTCCGGGTTCCTTTCCATCAGCTGCTGCATCTGCGGGtttgacatgatcatctgcctcaTCAGGTCGGGGTTAGACATCATATTCTGCACTAGCGGATTCTCCATGATCTGAGACAACATCTCTGGGTTGGACATGAGCTGGCGCTGCATCTGCTGCTGAAGCTCCATGAAGTTGGCAGAGCCCATGCCAAGGTTACCCAAACCAGACACCCCACCGAATCCAGCTGGAAGACCGAACATACCATGTCATGAGGTGAAAATCGGAAgctaccacttaaaggggtactccactggaaccaTTTttgttaaatccactggtgccagaaagtcaaacagatttgtaaattacttctatttaaaaatcttaatccttccagtacttatcagcagctgtatgctccacaggaagttcttttctttttgaatttcctttctgtcttaccacagtgctctctgctgacacctctgtccattttaggaactgttcggagTGCAAgaaaattctcatagcaaacctctcctgctgtggacagttcctaaaatggacagaggcgtcagcagagagcactgtggtcagacagaaaggaaattcaaaaagaaaataacttcctgtggagcatacagcagcttacaagtactggaaggattaagatgtttaaatagaagtgatttacagatctgtttaactttctggcatcagttgatttaacaaaaaatgttttccagtggagtacccctttaagaaggcaaTCGAGGAGGGTTCATATACTTACAAAGGATGCTCGGAGAGGGAGCCCTTTCGGGGGGGCTTGTGCCACTTGCCCTGGGGGTACTAGCAGAGCTGTCAGGGGCAGCTGGTGCTGAGGCGTTAGACTGTGAGGGGGTGGCAGCATTTCCTGTTGGTGAAGAGGATGCAGTAGAGGCAGCAACGGCAGCAGCGGTGGCAGCAGCTGAGGGAGACATCGCGTTGGGGTCCTGCGATCTGAACACAAAGGAGGTGTATGAGTATCCTACGTTATTCCTCATGAGCATTAAAAGTGGTTGGCCAAGGTTTTTAAAAAATCTATAACAATccacacctgttctcaggttgtgtgtggtattgcagcttagtttcattaaagtgaatgggggcaagttgtaataccacagacaTCCTGAAATCAGAGGTGGCCAAAACAACCTCTCAATCTCTCTTCAGGGAATTAGTCTGATAGGCACGACCTTAACCAGGGGATGGttgggatcatagtcaggggatgggaatgttttacattgaggggcgtgtaTGTCTAATACGGCCCCCCGAATGTATATTCCCGCTCATCACTCAAATGGGGTgaactattttaaaaatgggtgTGAAAGATTCCCTGAAATGCCAGAAATTAACCCCCATATCTCAGGAACGGAAggggtatcaagaaactgtaaaaaggtgatcAGGGAGCCCCAAGCCATTTAAAAGGGGTGCTAcggagaaatacaaaaaaaataacctCTAAAGCCaaactacctggatatgttccctgtaaattaTCCTGCCTTATATGCATGACCCCTgtggtcttctctggctgcttaatATTCTTTGCAATCCTGCAGCATGAATACTACATTTCCCGGCAGACAGTGTAGCTGTCCAGTttcctctctgagagcagcccccaccatCCGCCTCTGAAAGGAGAGACTCAGCGTTattggctgcacacacctcccagctaAAAGGAGAATAAcgcatcagtgcagggcagaaaccacttCGGAGGGTGGGAGCTGCTTTCAGAGATGGACTTGGACAGAgacagtggatggctggatgatgtacaGTATTTTACTCACtccatgcatgtaagtgacaactgaaAGAGGGAGCTTTGGATAGCCAATGAATGATAGATAATTAAATAGGTTGGGGAGAGGTAAAGGTTGGCCTATGGGTTTACTTCAAAGTATGACATTAATGATAATCTAGCTTTATTCTTTGAGGTTGGTCACTGGTCCTCTAATCGCACACCTTCTGTCTTGGTTATTTAGATAtacccgtatatactcgagtataagccgacccgaatataagccgaggcccctaatttcaccccaaaaacccaggaaaagttattgacccgactataagcctagggtggaaaatacatcatccagacccccgtcatcaaccccctcgtcatcatccagacccccccccccccttcatcatcatcgcctatcaatcccttcaatcagtggtcttcaacctgcggacctccagatgttgcaaaactacaatcccccctttagttttgtactcacctccactcagtgggaaggaagggtgagctggtccgggccatctatgctgcagggaccgtccggtgtggatggttagtcattgggggctgtccattttcaccgggaagccctcttctccgctccggcctcggactagtgacgttgccttgaggacgacgcacagggacgttcatacgCAGGGACGTCCATGTGCGAtcttcgtcaaggcaacgtcactagtccggggtcgggcctggagcggagaagagggcttcccggtgaaaatggacagcccggaacgactaaccctccacaccggacggtccctgcagcattgatggcccggaccagctcatccttccttcccactgagtggaggcgagtagaaaactaaaggggggggggggggggtctggatgatgacgaagacccggcagtggttttcaacctgcggacctccagttgttggaaaactacaactcccagcatgcccggacagccatcggcttgtccgggcatgctgggagttgtagttttccaacaactggaggtccgcaggttgaaaaccactgagaagggattgacagtataagccgagggggcgttttcagcacgaaaaatatagtgctgaaaaactcgccttatactcgagtatatacagtaaccaCTTTCTAAGACCCTGTTACTCACTTCTGCGCCGTCTTGATGACTAGATGTACGGTGAGGCCGTCTTTGATGCCGTGTTGGTTCAGTGTGTCGCCGTCTTTCAAGATCTTCCCGGCAAAGATCAGTACCAGCTGATCCTTCTTGGCTTTAAACTTCCTGGAAATCTCCTCCTTGAACTGCAGGGGCGGAAAAAACAcggtcaatgggggggggggtaacagctGAAAAACATGCAACTACTACAGATCAGGGCCAGAGAGGCTCCCACACGTCATTACAATGTAGCTACAGCCTATAGGGGGCACTAGAGAGTCTTATTCCCTATAGAGAACTCATTTGTGTTTTTTCCCCACAAAGCAATGCAGGTAAGATTATCTATACAGGTAGGTCTCCTCAATAGGAAGGTAAGTTTACCACTATatagtagggatgcaccgatatatcggcggccgataacatatcggccgaaaatagctatttcggcaaaatgcc from Hyla sarda isolate aHylSar1 chromosome 11, aHylSar1.hap1, whole genome shotgun sequence harbors:
- the UBQLN4 gene encoding ubiquilin-4 isoform X1; this encodes MAESGADGAASGNPGPAPGKGLIRVTVKTPKDKEEIVIGETACVREFKEEISRKFKAKKDQLVLIFAGKILKDGDTLNQHGIKDGLTVHLVIKTAQKSQDPNAMSPSAAATAAAVAASTASSSPTGNAATPSQSNASAPAAPDSSASTPRASGTSPPERAPSPSILSGFGGVSGLGNLGMGSANFMELQQQMQRQLMSNPEMLSQIMENPLVQNMMSNPDLMRQMIMSNPQMQQLMERNPEISHMLNNPELMRQTMELARNPAMMQEMMRNQDRALSNLESIPGGYNALRRMYTDIQEPMFSAAREQFGNNPFSTAGGSEGSASQPLRTENREPLPNPWNPSSPQSQPPTSEGGNSSSSSSTTTQSAPTVSNPFGISAASLGSGMFNSPEMQGLLQQISENPQLIQSMISAPYMRTMMQTLSQNPDFASQMMGNIPIFSGNPQLQEQLRLQLPVFLQQMQNPESLSIMTNPRAMQALLQIQQGLQTLQTEAPGLISGVGSLGIPGMPPASSGSTAPDNPSTPTSASPAGGSSNVQQQMMQQMIQLLAGGSTPGQTPEVRFQSQLDQLNAMGFINREANLQALIATGGDINAAIERLLGSQPS
- the UBQLN4 gene encoding ubiquilin-4 isoform X2, coding for MSPSAAATAAAVAASTASSSPTGNAATPSQSNASAPAAPDSSASTPRASGTSPPERAPSPSILSGFGGVSGLGNLGMGSANFMELQQQMQRQLMSNPEMLSQIMENPLVQNMMSNPDLMRQMIMSNPQMQQLMERNPEISHMLNNPELMRQTMELARNPAMMQEMMRNQDRALSNLESIPGGYNALRRMYTDIQEPMFSAAREQFGNNPFSTAGGSEGSASQPLRTENREPLPNPWNPSSPQSQPPTSEGGNSSSSSSTTTQSAPTVSNPFGISAASLGSGMFNSPEMQGLLQQISENPQLIQSMISAPYMRTMMQTLSQNPDFASQMMGNIPIFSGNPQLQEQLRLQLPVFLQQMQNPESLSIMTNPRAMQALLQIQQGLQTLQTEAPGLISGVGSLGIPGMPPASSGSTAPDNPSTPTSASPAGGSSNVQQQMMQQMIQLLAGGSTPGQTPEVRFQSQLDQLNAMGFINREANLQALIATGGDINAAIERLLGSQPS